From Halobacillus sp. Marseille-Q1614, the proteins below share one genomic window:
- a CDS encoding ABC transporter permease: MYRDVNENKKTAKKQKLITKTVKRLLKNKLAVFGLVIILLQIIMAVFAPWLTGYNPAAQDLANSELGVGSQDHWLGTDNYGRDVWSRLVFGARISLLVGVTSVFLGLVGGVFLGLISGYFKKLDGPIMRFVDLLFAFPGILLAMLIIAMLGTSLVNVVIAISIWSIPTCARIVRGSVLSVKKQEYILAMRSLGASHNRILLKHILPNCTAPIIVFATMRMATAILSTAALSFLGLGAQPPSPEWGAMIAAGQDYMYSSPHLTIVPGIAIMLVVFAFNVVGDGLRDALDPNMNLDT; encoded by the coding sequence ATGTATAGGGATGTGAATGAAAACAAAAAAACCGCTAAAAAGCAAAAACTCATCACAAAGACAGTGAAAAGATTACTAAAAAACAAACTTGCCGTATTTGGTTTAGTTATTATTCTTTTACAGATTATTATGGCTGTGTTTGCCCCTTGGCTGACAGGTTATAACCCTGCGGCGCAGGATTTGGCAAATAGTGAATTAGGAGTTGGATCTCAAGACCACTGGCTGGGAACAGACAATTATGGAAGAGATGTATGGTCACGGCTGGTATTTGGAGCAAGGATATCTTTACTGGTGGGTGTTACTTCCGTTTTCTTAGGACTGGTCGGAGGAGTCTTTCTTGGATTAATCTCAGGGTATTTCAAAAAGTTGGACGGCCCCATTATGAGGTTTGTTGATCTTCTGTTTGCTTTTCCGGGCATTCTGTTGGCTATGCTGATTATCGCTATGCTGGGTACGAGCCTAGTAAACGTGGTAATCGCCATCAGTATCTGGTCAATTCCAACATGTGCAAGGATCGTAAGAGGAAGTGTACTATCGGTTAAAAAACAAGAATACATACTGGCCATGCGCTCGCTTGGCGCGAGTCATAACCGTATTCTTTTAAAACATATCCTTCCCAATTGCACGGCCCCAATTATAGTATTTGCCACGATGAGAATGGCAACTGCCATACTATCAACAGCAGCTTTAAGTTTTTTGGGTCTTGGTGCTCAGCCTCCATCTCCAGAATGGGGAGCCATGATAGCTGCAGGACAAGATTATATGTATTCATCTCCCCACTTAACGATAGTTCCAGGCATAGCAATTATGCTGGTGGTTTTTGCTTTTAACGTAGTAGGAGATGGGCTAAGAGATGCGTTAGATCCAAATATGAATTTAGATACATAA
- a CDS encoding C45 family peptidase, translated as MKQIYSEILQFRGSHYDFGYKQGELLKDSLTVENRRRQWKVRKPRFVVEEGEAKDAITQFAPQLWHELEGLRDGLKWPMEKVLMEFGGYRVDYKRSGCSIMTGNGYFIRNYDYMPKTYEGRYCLYQPADGGYAIAGPTQRITGRMDGINEHGLVLGYNFMHRKKPGDGFICCMIGRLVLESCANVDEAAAMLKEIPHRHSFSYIVFDRSNRTYVVEASPRGVETRESDVCTNHFELQKKENRNHLLDSMKRMESINNARPHINGAYDAFRHMNDTDKGVFSKQYSNWAGTIHTSGYLPQDMKAWFALGGDKEPVEFDFSDWLIGKDVALSKITGEIDTDIPFVHMEKGAYWSARR; from the coding sequence ATGAAACAAATATACAGTGAAATCCTTCAGTTCCGGGGTTCACATTATGATTTTGGATATAAACAGGGGGAGCTATTAAAGGACTCATTAACTGTAGAGAACCGCCGCCGGCAATGGAAGGTGAGAAAGCCGCGGTTTGTGGTTGAGGAAGGGGAAGCCAAAGATGCCATTACTCAGTTTGCTCCTCAGCTGTGGCATGAATTAGAAGGATTAAGAGATGGCTTAAAGTGGCCGATGGAAAAAGTTCTCATGGAGTTTGGAGGCTACCGTGTTGATTATAAACGATCGGGTTGTTCGATTATGACGGGCAATGGCTATTTTATCAGGAATTATGATTATATGCCTAAAACGTATGAAGGCCGTTATTGTTTGTATCAGCCGGCAGATGGAGGCTATGCGATTGCCGGCCCGACTCAGCGAATTACGGGGCGAATGGATGGGATAAACGAGCATGGTCTGGTCCTCGGGTATAATTTTATGCATCGCAAGAAACCAGGCGATGGATTTATCTGCTGTATGATCGGACGATTAGTCTTAGAATCATGTGCAAACGTAGATGAAGCGGCAGCCATGTTAAAAGAAATCCCTCACCGTCATTCATTTAGCTATATCGTTTTTGACCGCAGCAACCGTACTTACGTAGTAGAGGCATCTCCTCGGGGAGTGGAGACTAGAGAATCTGATGTCTGTACAAACCATTTCGAATTGCAGAAAAAAGAAAACCGCAATCACCTCCTGGACTCAATGAAGCGCATGGAATCGATTAATAACGCCCGCCCACATATTAACGGAGCTTATGATGCATTCCGCCATATGAATGATACGGATAAAGGGGTATTCTCCAAGCAGTACAGCAACTGGGCAGGCACGATTCACACATCTGGTTACTTACCGCAGGATATGAAGGCATGGTTTGCTCTAGGAGGAGACAAGGAACCTGTAGAATTTGATTTTAGCGATTGGTTAATTGGAAAAGACGTTGCATTGTCTAAAATAACCGGAGAAATTGATACAGATATTCCGTTTGTTCATATGGAAAAAGGGGCATATTGGAGCGCTCGAAGGTAG
- a CDS encoding Lrp/AsnC family transcriptional regulator, whose translation MEEKKKLKIDDTDKKILELLIEDGRLSYADIGKKLDMSRVAVRSRVNQLIDCGIIEKFTAVVNSEKVGKEVSAFFEVDCEPRALVEVAENLANNPFVASCYQMTGPSTLHMHVLVSDFTELESFVNKELYALEGITRVESHILLRRFKSRSGLKL comes from the coding sequence ATGGAGGAAAAGAAGAAATTAAAAATTGATGATACAGATAAAAAAATCCTCGAGCTGTTAATCGAGGATGGTCGTTTATCATATGCGGATATTGGAAAAAAGCTGGACATGTCTAGAGTGGCTGTACGTTCCCGAGTCAATCAGCTTATTGATTGCGGCATTATTGAGAAATTTACAGCCGTCGTAAACAGCGAGAAGGTGGGAAAAGAAGTATCTGCTTTTTTTGAGGTAGACTGCGAGCCTCGCGCTCTTGTAGAAGTTGCAGAAAATCTGGCTAATAACCCTTTTGTGGCCAGCTGTTATCAAATGACCGGTCCAAGCACGCTGCATATGCATGTGCTGGTCAGTGATTTTACGGAGCTCGAGTCTTTTGTAAATAAGGAATTGTATGCACTGGAAGGGATAACAAGAGTGGAAAGTCATATCTTACTGAGAAGGTTTAAGAGCCGAAGCGGTTTAAAATTATAA
- a CDS encoding dicarboxylate/amino acid:cation symporter yields the protein MNLTIKIFIGLILGAVIGLILNFTAPDLFTTLDTYLFSPLGTIFLNLIKMLVVPIVFFSITLGTASLGDPKKLGRVGGKTIAFFLVSTTVAITLALSLAYIFEPGNANIDPSGANYQQEQESPGVVETFTNIIPENPIQSMAEANMLQIITFSVFLGLALAMLGKKTSGIYSLLEQGNDIMMWLVTLIMRFAPYGAFGLLASAVGEMGLDGVRAMGAYMLIVIAALIIHGALFYGSIVSFFGKMNPLHFFKSFFPAMTVAFSTSSSSSTLPISMKTAQEKLNVSKPVSSFVQPLGATINMDGTAIMQGVATVFIAQVYGVDLSFGQLIMVVLTAVLASIGTAGVPGVGLIMLAMVLNQVSLPVEGIALILGIDRVLDMARTAVNITGDAACAVAVDKSEERYREKSELKQQSV from the coding sequence ATGAATTTAACAATAAAGATTTTTATTGGTTTAATTTTAGGTGCTGTAATTGGTTTAATTTTAAATTTCACCGCACCGGATTTGTTTACAACATTAGATACTTACTTATTCAGCCCTCTGGGGACAATCTTCTTAAACCTTATTAAGATGCTCGTTGTCCCTATCGTATTCTTTTCCATTACCTTAGGAACCGCTTCACTTGGTGATCCTAAGAAACTGGGCAGAGTCGGCGGTAAGACTATTGCGTTCTTCCTTGTTTCTACCACGGTTGCTATTACTTTGGCTTTAAGTTTAGCGTATATTTTTGAACCGGGTAACGCGAATATTGACCCTTCAGGTGCTAATTATCAACAAGAACAGGAGTCACCTGGGGTAGTTGAGACATTTACAAACATTATTCCTGAGAATCCTATTCAATCAATGGCTGAAGCTAATATGCTTCAAATCATTACATTTTCCGTTTTCCTTGGTTTAGCACTAGCCATGCTTGGCAAGAAAACCTCTGGAATTTACAGCTTATTAGAACAGGGTAATGACATAATGATGTGGCTTGTTACATTGATCATGCGTTTCGCTCCATATGGTGCTTTTGGTTTGCTGGCTTCCGCTGTAGGGGAAATGGGGCTTGATGGCGTGAGAGCGATGGGCGCTTACATGCTTATTGTAATCGCTGCCTTAATTATTCATGGTGCTTTATTTTACGGTTCTATAGTATCTTTCTTTGGAAAAATGAACCCGCTTCATTTCTTCAAGAGCTTCTTCCCAGCTATGACCGTAGCATTTAGTACCTCAAGCAGCAGCTCCACGCTCCCTATTTCTATGAAAACTGCGCAGGAGAAATTAAACGTATCTAAACCTGTCAGCAGCTTTGTTCAGCCGTTAGGTGCTACTATAAATATGGATGGAACCGCAATCATGCAAGGTGTGGCGACTGTATTTATTGCACAGGTTTACGGTGTAGATCTTTCTTTCGGCCAATTAATCATGGTTGTCTTAACCGCTGTGCTTGCGAGTATCGGTACAGCAGGTGTACCGGGTGTAGGGCTCATCATGCTGGCTATGGTTCTTAACCAAGTATCGCTGCCAGTGGAAGGTATTGCTCTAATCCTTGGTATCGACAGGGTGCTTGATATGGCTCGAACAGCTGTTAACATCACTGGCGACGCGGCGTGTGCCGTAGCTGTTGATAAATCTGAAGAGAGATATCGAGAAAAAAGTGAATTAAAACAACAATCTGTATAA
- a CDS encoding N-acetyltransferase, translating to MNYNVSVDMEGNEELRSYLREKVTECKDSTYFQARNKDAAQPINMFVTDEKQKWLGGITSELYWNWLEINDCWVYEEFRGQGIEKELVQKVERMARKRGADYSMLTTFEQETMAFYKKNGYEIVGKIEDYVPGTNFYTLKKSL from the coding sequence GTGAATTATAATGTTTCAGTGGACATGGAAGGTAATGAAGAATTGAGAAGTTATTTGCGGGAAAAGGTCACAGAATGCAAGGATAGTACATATTTTCAAGCAAGAAATAAAGATGCTGCGCAGCCTATCAACATGTTCGTCACCGATGAAAAGCAGAAATGGCTTGGCGGGATCACCAGTGAGTTATACTGGAACTGGCTTGAAATTAATGACTGCTGGGTTTATGAAGAATTCAGGGGACAGGGAATTGAAAAAGAACTGGTGCAAAAAGTAGAGAGAATGGCAAGAAAAAGAGGGGCCGATTATTCGATGCTGACAACATTCGAGCAGGAAACGATGGCTTTTTATAAAAAGAACGGTTACGAAATTGTTGGCAAGATCGAAGACTATGTACCTGGCACGAACTTTTATACATTAAAGAAATCACTATAA
- a CDS encoding DinB family protein — MYDIEEKRRKLFSFTDELTNEEANKKPEADKWSILEILEHLYLIEKSITYQISRTLENKEPNSAKEKPINRTLNREYKVEAPEELKPAGQFKTLNEAREALKKTREALLFLVHNKDEETLKEYSFPHPAFGDLSAAQWVEFIGWHELRHLDQMKETLKTG; from the coding sequence ATGTATGATATAGAAGAAAAACGCCGAAAATTATTTTCGTTTACCGATGAACTGACGAATGAAGAAGCGAATAAAAAACCTGAAGCTGACAAATGGTCAATATTAGAAATTCTAGAACACCTTTATTTAATTGAAAAATCAATTACTTACCAAATCAGCCGCACTTTAGAAAATAAAGAGCCAAACTCAGCTAAAGAGAAACCTATTAACCGCACGCTCAACAGAGAATATAAAGTGGAAGCCCCTGAAGAATTAAAGCCAGCAGGGCAGTTTAAGACTTTAAATGAAGCTAGAGAAGCTCTTAAGAAAACCAGAGAAGCCCTGCTTTTTCTCGTTCACAACAAAGATGAAGAGACATTGAAGGAATATTCATTCCCACACCCTGCGTTTGGAGATTTGAGTGCCGCACAATGGGTAGAATTTATTGGATGGCATGAACTTCGGCATTTGGATCAAATGAAGGAAACATTAAAAACTGGATAA
- a CDS encoding DUF86 domain-containing protein codes for MNDELIISKINSMERSIHRVYEVYDQEPNHLLDVTKQDSMVLNIQRACKAAADLAIHLIAEYHFGLPQTYEESFDLLFKKGVIDQLMKDNVKSLEKFRHLATEDARKINLNDLKRTIESDLEELSSFGKQILKYQI; via the coding sequence ATGAACGATGAACTAATCATAAGCAAGATAAACTCTATGGAGAGAAGTATCCATAGAGTTTACGAAGTTTATGATCAAGAACCGAATCATCTGCTGGATGTAACAAAACAGGATTCCATGGTTTTAAATATCCAGAGAGCGTGTAAAGCAGCAGCAGACCTTGCGATTCACTTAATTGCGGAGTATCATTTTGGTCTCCCGCAGACGTATGAGGAATCGTTTGATTTATTATTTAAGAAGGGCGTTATTGATCAGCTTATGAAGGATAATGTGAAGAGCTTAGAGAAGTTTCGGCACCTCGCCACCGAAGATGCACGCAAGATTAACCTGAATGATTTAAAAAGGACGATCGAATCGGACTTAGAAGAGCTGTCCTCATTTGGAAAACAAATATTGAAATACCAAATATAG
- a CDS encoding NUDIX hydrolase gives MGYVEELRALVGHQPLILTGAVAILVNENGEILLQERTSPKRTWGLPGGLMELGESTEETAKREVYEETNLRIEQLKLINIFSGADYYTVAPNGDQFYSVTTAYYTTDYQGELRSNPEEACRCEFISPHQLPEKMIGSHRKMIIEYVEKFSSEK, from the coding sequence TTGGGTTATGTTGAGGAGCTTAGAGCATTAGTCGGACACCAGCCGTTAATCCTGACAGGTGCTGTTGCGATTCTGGTAAATGAAAATGGAGAGATTCTGCTGCAGGAACGTACTTCCCCAAAAAGAACCTGGGGACTGCCCGGAGGACTTATGGAGCTTGGTGAATCGACAGAAGAGACCGCCAAGAGAGAAGTATACGAGGAAACCAACTTAAGAATAGAACAATTAAAGCTGATTAATATTTTCTCTGGAGCTGATTATTATACAGTCGCTCCAAATGGAGATCAATTTTACTCAGTTACGACCGCTTATTATACCACTGATTATCAGGGAGAGCTGAGGTCCAATCCTGAGGAAGCCTGCAGATGTGAATTCATTTCTCCTCACCAGCTGCCAGAGAAGATGATTGGCAGCCATAGAAAAATGATAATAGAATATGTTGAAAAGTTTTCTTCAGAAAAATAG
- a CDS encoding nucleotidyltransferase domain-containing protein yields MKEFLKKKLNPSFIIMFGSYPHGSERGESDIDLAFWGEQKHSSYNLFLISQQLADLIEVEVNLIDLRDASYVLQTHIFSNGTVIYSENEQLRMKLQMDACSRYAFVNCEEGSIKYCFDERRTYDER; encoded by the coding sequence TTGAAAGAGTTCCTGAAAAAGAAGTTAAATCCGTCGTTTATCATTATGTTTGGTTCTTATCCTCATGGGTCGGAGCGGGGAGAAAGCGATATTGATTTAGCTTTTTGGGGCGAGCAAAAGCATTCATCTTATAATCTTTTTCTGATATCTCAACAATTAGCTGATTTAATTGAAGTAGAAGTGAATTTAATAGACTTAAGAGATGCCTCATATGTCCTTCAAACCCATATATTTTCAAACGGGACAGTTATCTATTCTGAAAATGAACAGCTGCGTATGAAATTACAGATGGACGCTTGCAGTAGATATGCTTTTGTGAATTGTGAAGAAGGTTCCATCAAGTATTGTTTCGATGAAAGAAGGACTTATGATGAACGATGA
- the nikB gene encoding nickel ABC transporter permease: MLSLIFNRLFQLVLLLIGISFLVFMSMHIAPGNPATIIGGPTATESDLAAIREELGLNKPVLVQYYDYIIGVVQGDLGYSFQNNQEVSNAIIERFPQTLNLAIASMIVAVVIGVPAGIISAIRQNSWFDVSSTTIALLGVSIPNFWLGTMLILLFAVELQWLPVGGLSAPFWTIEGMKQLILPAITLGTASAAMIARMSRSAMLEVIRADYIRTAKAKGVKTSVVVWLHALRNAMIPVVTVIGLNFGFLLGGTIITEQVFAINGVGRLMIDAIAARDFPVVQGTVLLVATLFVVVNLFVDIIYAFIDPRISYE; encoded by the coding sequence TTGCTCAGCTTAATTTTCAACAGGTTATTTCAACTGGTTCTGCTGCTAATAGGTATTTCATTTCTCGTATTTATGAGCATGCATATCGCACCGGGAAACCCAGCAACTATTATAGGGGGACCTACTGCTACGGAATCTGATCTTGCAGCTATCCGGGAAGAACTAGGCTTAAACAAACCAGTACTCGTCCAATACTACGATTACATAATAGGCGTAGTTCAAGGTGATTTAGGATACTCGTTTCAAAACAACCAGGAAGTTTCAAACGCAATCATTGAGCGGTTTCCCCAGACACTTAATCTGGCCATTGCCAGTATGATTGTAGCTGTGGTAATTGGCGTCCCTGCTGGAATAATCTCAGCCATAAGACAAAATTCGTGGTTTGATGTGTCCAGTACTACCATAGCTTTACTTGGTGTTTCCATACCGAATTTCTGGCTGGGGACGATGTTAATCCTTTTGTTTGCAGTAGAGTTGCAGTGGCTTCCAGTGGGAGGACTAAGTGCTCCATTTTGGACTATTGAAGGAATGAAACAGTTAATACTGCCTGCTATTACCTTAGGAACAGCGTCTGCCGCTATGATCGCCCGTATGAGCAGATCCGCAATGCTTGAAGTTATCCGGGCAGATTATATACGAACTGCAAAAGCTAAAGGAGTCAAAACCAGTGTTGTGGTTTGGCTGCATGCTTTGAGAAACGCAATGATACCTGTAGTTACTGTAATTGGTTTAAATTTTGGCTTTTTATTAGGAGGCACCATCATTACGGAACAGGTATTTGCAATAAACGGGGTCGGCCGATTAATGATTGATGCGATTGCTGCCCGGGATTTTCCGGTTGTACAAGGCACCGTATTGCTCGTGGCTACTCTATTTGTAGTAGTAAATCTCTTCGTGGATATTATATATGCATTTATTGATCCAAGAATAAGTTATGAGTAG
- a CDS encoding bile acid:sodium symporter family protein, whose protein sequence is MKTLDAISGFVGRTFAVWVVLFAALSLVTPGAFTWIAPYITLLLGIIMFGMGLTLSKKDFQEVFRRPKDVAVGGFAQFLLMPLLAFLLGTILPVSTEVAVGVILVGCCPGGTASNVITYLSKGDTALSVAITSVSTLLAPIMTPALMFLFASQWLPVSAGDMFLSIVNVVLVPIILGLIVRAVLGSKINAGIKSVPMISVVAIVAIVAAVIGLNKDQILQSGPLIFAIVAMHNILGYIAGYSLAKVFKMPAAKKRAVSIEVGMQNSGLGASLASVHFSPLAAVPSAIFSVWHNISGPIIATIFRKQQEKEKVDSTVQNVS, encoded by the coding sequence ATGAAAACCTTAGACGCCATCAGCGGCTTTGTCGGCCGTACATTTGCTGTATGGGTCGTTTTATTTGCAGCTTTATCTCTAGTAACTCCAGGTGCCTTCACTTGGATTGCTCCCTATATTACGCTATTACTCGGTATTATTATGTTTGGTATGGGCCTGACTCTTTCTAAGAAAGACTTTCAGGAAGTATTCCGCAGACCTAAAGATGTGGCGGTCGGGGGTTTTGCACAGTTCCTGCTGATGCCTCTTTTAGCTTTTTTGCTGGGAACTATACTGCCTGTTTCTACAGAAGTAGCCGTCGGCGTTATCCTCGTAGGCTGCTGTCCTGGCGGTACGGCTTCTAATGTTATTACATACCTTTCAAAAGGAGATACCGCCCTGTCAGTTGCGATAACCTCTGTATCAACCTTGCTAGCACCAATCATGACACCTGCACTCATGTTTTTATTTGCCAGCCAATGGCTTCCTGTATCAGCAGGAGATATGTTTCTTTCTATAGTAAACGTCGTTCTTGTTCCTATTATTTTAGGATTAATTGTTCGCGCTGTACTTGGGTCCAAAATTAACGCCGGAATTAAGTCAGTTCCAATGATCTCTGTTGTCGCCATCGTTGCGATTGTCGCTGCGGTTATCGGATTAAACAAGGATCAGATACTTCAATCCGGGCCGCTAATCTTTGCAATAGTTGCAATGCATAATATCCTAGGTTACATCGCAGGATATAGCCTGGCCAAAGTGTTTAAAATGCCGGCAGCTAAAAAGCGGGCTGTTTCTATTGAAGTAGGGATGCAGAACTCCGGACTTGGAGCTTCTCTGGCTTCCGTACATTTCAGTCCGCTGGCAGCCGTTCCCAGTGCTATTTTCAGTGTATGGCACAATATTTCTGGTCCGATTATTGCCACCATCTTTCGAAAACAACAGGAAAAAGAAAAAGTTGATTCTACTGTTCAAAATGTTTCATAA
- a CDS encoding glutathione ABC transporter substrate-binding protein: MKLRWLAFLILIGAFLTGCSSESSSDNSSGESAQELTYATTSDVVGLSPIDTNDSVSAAMIGQMYETLFTRNPETMEIEPLLAESYDNPDENTWEIKLKEDITFHDGTPFNAEAVKYTFEEFVNEERAAPRASLLEPIESIEAKDEYTVVIKTKEPYGALLAALSHTNASIVSPEADQNQDINQEPVGTGPFKFESWSQGKEVVLTRNEEYWKEAAQLEKVTMKVVPEYSTAVSMLETGEVQFIDAIPTQHLSRIESIDGIETLEKAGTPVYSVGFNFDKAPYNELEFRKAVSHAINREAYVGQLKGLGIKNESIIGPEVFGYNESAEDAGYSYDPEKAKQIIEENGYGNEEITLLTANREAYTRMAEVVQSQLSEVGLNVSIESMEWGTFLDTTPKGDFDMTFTSWSNSTADGSELLYPNLHSDNIDSSNWVRYNNSEFDDLVDASRSQVDQEARQKNLNEANLIAVKDAAWIPMHHGVVTAAFDESVKGLQMDPTGQWSLYNVHRE, encoded by the coding sequence ATGAAATTGAGATGGTTAGCGTTCCTAATATTAATTGGTGCATTTCTGACAGGGTGCAGCAGTGAAAGTTCTTCAGATAATTCGAGCGGAGAATCGGCTCAGGAGCTTACTTATGCAACGACATCAGATGTTGTCGGACTTTCACCTATTGATACAAACGATTCGGTTTCAGCTGCAATGATCGGGCAAATGTATGAAACTTTATTCACAAGAAACCCTGAAACAATGGAAATCGAGCCTCTGCTCGCGGAATCTTACGACAACCCTGACGAGAATACTTGGGAAATTAAACTAAAAGAAGATATTACTTTCCATGATGGAACTCCATTTAACGCTGAAGCAGTTAAATATACGTTTGAGGAATTTGTAAATGAGGAGAGGGCGGCACCTCGTGCGTCCTTGCTTGAGCCAATTGAATCGATTGAGGCAAAAGATGAATACACAGTTGTTATCAAAACAAAGGAACCATACGGAGCCTTACTGGCAGCCTTATCTCACACAAACGCTTCTATCGTGAGCCCCGAAGCTGACCAAAACCAGGATATCAACCAAGAACCTGTAGGGACAGGTCCTTTCAAATTTGAAAGCTGGTCCCAAGGTAAAGAAGTTGTTTTAACAAGAAATGAGGAGTATTGGAAGGAAGCTGCTCAATTAGAAAAAGTCACTATGAAAGTCGTACCGGAATACTCCACAGCTGTTTCAATGTTAGAAACTGGTGAAGTACAGTTTATAGATGCTATCCCTACCCAGCATCTATCTCGAATCGAATCTATCGATGGAATTGAAACTTTAGAAAAAGCTGGTACTCCTGTCTATTCCGTAGGATTTAACTTTGACAAAGCACCATATAATGAGTTGGAATTTAGAAAAGCCGTTTCTCATGCAATCAATCGTGAAGCTTATGTGGGGCAGTTAAAGGGATTAGGAATTAAAAATGAAAGCATTATCGGACCTGAAGTGTTTGGTTATAATGAATCCGCCGAAGATGCAGGTTACAGTTATGACCCGGAGAAAGCTAAACAAATTATTGAAGAAAACGGTTATGGGAATGAGGAAATAACTTTACTGACTGCTAATAGAGAAGCTTATACGAGAATGGCTGAAGTCGTGCAGTCTCAGCTTTCTGAGGTTGGTTTAAATGTATCCATCGAGTCTATGGAATGGGGAACGTTTTTAGATACTACACCTAAAGGTGACTTTGACATGACCTTTACAAGCTGGTCAAACAGTACTGCTGACGGCAGTGAACTTCTATATCCGAACCTGCATTCTGATAATATCGATTCTTCCAACTGGGTGAGATATAACAATAGCGAGTTTGACGATTTAGTAGATGCTTCAAGATCCCAAGTGGACCAAGAAGCACGCCAGAAAAATTTAAATGAGGCCAACTTAATAGCCGTTAAAGATGCAGCATGGATACCGATGCACCACGGTGTAGTAACAGCCGCATTTGATGAGAGCGTGAAAGGACTTCAAATGGATCCTACAGGTCAATGGTCATTATACAACGTTCACAGGGAGTAA